In Amyelois transitella isolate CPQ chromosome 28, ilAmyTran1.1, whole genome shotgun sequence, the following are encoded in one genomic region:
- the LOC132903583 gene encoding zinc finger protein 436-like has protein sequence MDGAVGQGGSLPGFGVLAMFAYSRSYIVRKDEKFDFDIHYRTHTGEKPYECDVCQHRFNKRSSLKRHLRTHTGEKPYECDVCQRRFNERSSLKRHLITHTGEKPYECDVCQRRFNEKSSFLKHRRSHTGEKPYECDVCQCRFVQKDHLTKHRRTHTGEKPFECNVCQRRFNTRSSLKRHLITHTGEKPYECDVCQRRFNDRSSLKRHVRTHTGEKPYECDVCQCRFNMKSTLLSHHLTHTG, from the exons ATGGACGGCGCTGTTGGTCAGGGCGGATCTCTGCCCGGCTTTGGGGTTCTAGCTATGTTTGCGTATTCGCGGTCGTATATCGTAAGAAAGGATGAAAAATTtg attTTGACATACATTATAGAACTCACACTGGCGAAAAgccttatgaatgtgacgtgtgtcaacACAGATTTAATAAGAGGAGTAGTTTAAAAAGACACCTTAGAACTCACACTGgtgaaaaaccttatgaatgtgacgtgtgtcaacgcAGATTTAATGAGAGGAGTAGTTTAAAAAGACACCTTATAACTCATACTGgtgaaaaaccttatgaatgtgacgtgtgtcaacgtCGATTTAATGAAAAGAGTAGTTTTTTAAAACACCGTAGATCTCATACTggcgaaaaaccttatgaatgtgacgtgtgtcaatGTCGATTTGTTCAGAAGGATCATTTAACAAAACACCGTAGAACTCACACTGGCGAAAAACCTTTTGAATGTAACGTGTGTCAACGCAGATTTAATACGAGGAGTAGTTTAAAAAGACACCTTATAACTCATACTGgtgaaaaaccttatgaatgtgacgtgtgtcaacgcAGATTTAATGATAGGAGTAGTTTAAAAAGACACGTTAGAACTCATACTGgtgaaaaaccttatgaatgtgacgtgtgcCAATGTCGATTTAATATGAAGAGCACTTTATTATCACATCATTTAACTCATACTGGATAA